The proteins below come from a single Periophthalmus magnuspinnatus isolate fPerMag1 chromosome 7, fPerMag1.2.pri, whole genome shotgun sequence genomic window:
- the nppa gene encoding natriuretic peptides A: MRAAFVWGLLLPLLCQLYPGAQAHSLARAATTDLDQLKSVLQRLEASLSVVPDEEQEPGDYAPEPGSPQGVGSRGTESDVPSQRSQLLDLLLSARRSSSGCFGARMDRIGNASGLGCGRG, from the exons ATGAGGGCTGCGTTCGTGTGGGGcctgctgctgcctctgctctGCCAGTTGTACCCAGGGGCTCAGGCACACAGCCTGGCACGAGCAGCCACCACCGACCTGGACCAGCTCAAG TCTGTTCTGCAGCGTTTGGAAGCCAGCCTGTCTGTGGTCCCTGATGAGGAACAGGAGCCCGGGGACTACGCTCCGGAGCCTGGGAGCCCACAGGGGGTGGGCTCCAGGGGGACAGAGTCAGATGTGCCCagccagaggagccagctgCTGGACCTCCTGCTCAGCGCACGCCGCTCCTCCTCTGGATGCTTTGGAGCCCGGATGGACCGGATTGGGAATGCCAGTGGCCTGGGCTGtggcagag gttaG
- the LOC117373758 gene encoding brain natriuretic peptide-like yields the protein MYVTSLFVSALLMAHLTSSYPTGSGPTGSSLAPVVELQGLLDRLESLTEQRPVKAPITQREEEYAPASQRREEAYAPASPRAEEGYEDGAADSDLLQNHLNLALIRELLSAQNLRAVRNNNNNSPRSSSGCFGRRMDRIGSMSSLGCNTVGNNSPKSA from the exons atgtatgtgacaagtctgtTTGTGAGCGCACTGCTGATGGCACACCTCACCAGCTCCTACCCTACAGGCTCCGGCCCCACGGGCAGCAGCCTGGCACCAGTAGTGGAGCTGCAG GGCCTTCTGGACAGACTGGAGTCCCTCACAGAGCAGAGGCCTGTGAAGGCCCCCATAacccagagagaagaggagtatGCCCCAGCgtcacagagaagagaggaggcgtATGCTCCAGCCTCACCTAGGGCAGAGGAGGGTTATGAAGATGGGGCAGCAGACTCAGACCTGCTCCAGAACCATCTGAACCTAGCCCTAATCCGTGagctcctctctgctcagaACCTGAGGGCTGTCcggaacaacaacaacaactcccCCCGCAGCTCGTCTGGATGCTTCGGTCGCCGCATGGACCGCATCGGCTCCATGAGCTCGCTGGGCTGCAACACCGTGGGGAACAACA GTCCCAAGTCAGCGTGA
- the nppal gene encoding natriuretic peptide A-like, which produces MDLLLVVCSLSALLLIQPASARPAEAQSLKELLEEELLQDPKELLGADADSLKVVFGAPEVGPWEEEEDSINSALAVKENALAQLLRDLLRVSKRSGSRYKKGGLRSCFGVRLERIGSFSGLGC; this is translated from the exons ATGGACCTGCTTCTGGTTGTGTGTTCCCTGTCAGCGCTGCTCCTGATCCAGCCTGCATCCGCCAGACCTGCAGAAGCCCAG AGTCTGAAGGAActgctggaggaggagctgctgcAGGACCCTAAGGAGCTGCTGGGGGCAGACGCAGACTCACTCAAAGTGGTGTTTGGGGCTCCTGAGGTGGGCccctgggaggaggaggaggactccATTAACTCAGCCCTGGCTGTCAAAGAGAACGCCTTGGCCCAGTTGCTCCGAGACCTGCTCAGGGTCTCCAAGCGTTCAGGGAGTCGCTACAAAAAGGGTGGTCTGCGGAGCTGCTTTGGGGTCCGGCTGGAGAGGATTGGGTCCTTCAGTGGCCTGGGCTGCTGA